One Candidatus Omnitrophota bacterium genomic window, TTATTCACTCCCACGGTGATAATAGTTGTAGAAAGAGCAAATATAAGAATAGCGGCAATAACAGTTGTCAACCCAGCCAATATATTATCGTCAATCCCGGCTGGCTCAAAAGCAGAAGGCCTTCTTATATTTGCTATTGAAAGTCTAAAAAAAGTTATAAATATAAAAATAAAAGCCCCCAAACCAAGTGTTCCCATCTCTGCAGCCATCTCAAAATATGTGCTATGAGCATGCAGGCTCAATCCAGAAGAAACCGGATAGTCCGCTGGAAGCATATATTTACTGCTAGCAGGGACAATCTTCTCAAACATGCCTATACCGGCACCAAATAACGGATAATCCTTAAATATTGACATTGCTAAATTGTATAGCGGAAGCCTGAATGACCATTCGCTTGGGAAAGGTATGGTTATTATCCTTTGCCTTATGGGCTGCGAATACAGGCTGAATGAAAATATAAAAACCAGCAAAAGGACTATACCAACCAATAAATGAACGGATTTTTTATTCTTCCTGATTATATATACAAAAATAAAACTGGCTATTATTGATATCCAGGCAGCACGCGTAGCATTCCATGCCAAACACAGCAGTAAAAATATTAATATTAAAAATGAGAATGTTCTGATTTTTTTATTACGCGAATAACAAAAAAAAGTAAAAACAAAAGGCGCAAAATACGCCAGATAAAGCGGGAAACCGTAAAAAGGAATCCACCAACCCCAATAAACAGACCAGAGCCTCTCATACGGAGACTTAACCAGCACCAGGTACCTCAAGTAGTCAAATACGCCGCCGAAAGAAAATACTAAGCCCGAGATAAAAAAAGCTCCGGTTAAGATATACAGGTTTTTTCTTGACCTGCCTGCCAGCCCCAGGCCGAGCCAGAAATAAACCGCATACAAAAGGTAACGGTTAAAAAATATCTTCTGGCTGTGATACGGATCCATGCTCAACAAAATGGAAAAAATACAAGCAACAGAAAATAGCGATATCGGTTTATTTAACGGATTTAACGGAATTAATTTACGATAAAAATATTTTTTGTTCTCTAGTAAAATGATAAAAAACCAGAAAAAGGGAACAAACCAATAAGTTATTTTTCCGACCTCTTTATATCCGTAAGGCGAAAAAATCAAAAAAACGGAAAAAATCAGCAGCATCAATGTTTCTAAAACTGCACTGATTCTTTTTGAAAATGCCTCATTCATCAAGGATGCCCTTCACTCTTCTGTATAAAACCTGGCAATCTTCGCAGATTTTAATGATCTCTGATAAACTCTCAATATCAATCTTTGAAATCGCTATTATAACTTCATGAATATTGTTTGTCTTTATAATTTCTGCCATTTTCCTGCGCGTGCCCAGCACGGATACGCCATGAATTCTATTGCCGATCTTACTACTTGAATCATCAATAAATCCTATAGGCACAAAATTGAGAGATTTATTCCTTTTTATTTCCCTGATAACCATCTCCCCGATATCGCCGGCGCCAAAAATAAGTATCCTTTTGCCTTTATCCTGTATTCTGCTAAAAAACTCCCCTATAATCCTGAATAAAAAGCGCGAACCAGTAATCAAAAGCAGCAAAAGAAGCCAGTCAATAAAGAATACAGCCCTGGAATAGTCACGGAACCTGAAAACAAAGGTAACAAATAAAACGGAGACGACGGAAGACAAGCTCACAACTTTAAAAATAGTAAGAAAGTCTGCGATACTGATATATCTCCACACTCCGCGGTATAAACCAAAAATAAAGAAAACGAGTAATTTCAGGAGTATGATCCACGGGAGGGATTCCTTGATCAAATAAAGACTGGAAGATAATAGCTCTGTCCCCTCAAAACGCAGATAATAAGCAGAATAATATGCTACGCAAATAAGCAAGAAATCAAGACTTACTTCGGATATCCTCCGTTTATGCATCAGGAACGTATTGATGAATGTAAAATCCTGGGCAGATCCCTTTGTTACGGTATAGGCCTTATTTTGTCTGCCAAAGAATGTAGCATCAAAAAGGTAAACTCCCAGGTATATAAGTATAATAGCTCCGAGAAAAGCAAAAATTGCAGTGACTAAAGGATTTACTTTTGAATAAAGAAGCGAGATAAGGCCGAAAATAATGCTGACGAAGTAAAGAAGGACTACTGTCTTTTTTGGAGAGAGACCAAGCGCAACTAAATGATGCGAAGTATGGTCCTTGCCCCCTTCAAAAACTTTCTTACCCTGGATTTTTCTGACTATCATCACAAAAACAGTGTCAAATATCGGGACGCTTAATATAAGGACTGGCACGGAAAGCGTTATGAGTACTCCAGATATATGGTGCATTGTTCCGGCAACAGAAATCACTGCCAAAGAATACCCAAGAAACATACTCCCGGAATCGCCCATAAATATCTTTGCGGGATTAAAATTGTAAGGCAAGAAACCCAGGCAGGACCCGAAGATTATCAGCCCAATAATCCCAAGAGGGTTATTTTGATATATGTGCCCTGAAAAGAATAACATCAAGCCGACAATCGCAGCAATACCTGCTGCCAACCCGTCTATATTATCAAGAAGGTTGAAAGAATTCGTTACGGCAATAATCCAAAATATAGTCAGGGGTATGGCAAACACATCATTTACGGGTAAACCCAATATTATCCCGAATAAAACAGCGATACAGGAAGCTACAACCTGCATAAACAATTTTATATAGGGGGTCAGCCTCAAATGATCATCAATAATACCAACAATAAATAAGAAAAATCCACCTAAATATAATCCGAAAGTTCTGTTATTGACAAGCCCGAATAATAAAGAAACTATAAGGAAAGACAGGTAAATCCCTACCCCGCCAAGCAGCGCTGTAGGATTCTTGTGCCAGCGGTCTGAACGAGGCTGTGAAATTATCCCCTTCTTTAACGCTATGGCCCTGATGACAGGCGTCAAGACAAGTGAAAAAATAAAAGGAATACCGCTTAGAAGCAGATAACGCAGAATATCGCTATTCATTAGTTTTCAGGTAGTTATTAAGATATTTTGCCAATGAAACTCCTCGGAATAAAGCACGGGGTTTCTTGGAACGAAATACTGAGCGCACACTCCATCCGTACCTTGAAAGGTGCGTTTTTGTGGCCGCAAACGAATAAATTTAGAATATTATTTTAACATAAAAAGGCCAAAAAAAATACATTTTTTTGGGTGGAAGGATCTATGATTTAAGGCCTAAAATCCTCAAATACAGGGTCTCAACATCGCCTAACAGGCGCTCTTTATTAAATCGTTCAAAAACATATTTGCGGGCAGATGCAATAATAATCTGGCGTAAATTGTCTTGGCGCAGGATAAACTCTATGGCTGATGCCAGGACCTCGGGGCTTGATTCCGGCCTGATTAACAACCCCCTTTCCATGACTCTAAAACCATTGCAAGATAAACTCGCTTGGCCGGATAAAGGTCCTCCCAATAAATCACCCACCCCCCCAACATCTGTTGCGATAACTGCCCTGCCTGATGCCATCGCTTCAATCAAAGAAACAGGCGTACCCTCATTTATTGATGTCAAAACAACCAGGTCTAACTCTTTATAAATGATACTGAGATCTTCCTGCCAGCCAAGAAAATCAACAAATCTGGATATATCTAGCTGCTCTGCGAGCCTTAAAAGCTGCTCCTTAGACTGGCCGTCACCAACAATTTTAAACCTTAACTTGTCATTGGATTTAAGTAATACTGCTGCGGCATTAAGGAAAAGCGGATGGTTCTTTATAGGAACCAGCCTGCCAATTATCCCTATCCTGGGACTAACGCCAGCCTCTTTAGCCTGTATATCAAGAAATCTATCCAACTCGAACCCTAAAGGTATAATTTCTATTTTGCTTCTATTGCCTATGCCCAGCTCCAGCAGTTCTGCCTTTAAACTTGGGCTTAGGGTGATTATTTTATCCGAAACAGAAGCAAGGATTTTCTCAATCTGGACAAATACTTTTGTTACAAAATTACTGAAATACCCGTTAAAGACATGCCCGTGAAAAGTATGGACCATTAATGCCGGCTTTCTATAAAAACGGGCACAATTATAGATTACCCCTGCTAGCCTGCCTAA contains:
- a CDS encoding glycosyltransferase family 1 protein, with product MKKVKVLRIIARLNIGGPAIHVLLLTKYLNKEQFTSLLVYGGLENGEAQISGYEDKGQGSYFVPELSRQISVIRDIFALLKIIRIVFKERPDIIHTHTAKAGTLGRLAGVIYNCARFYRKPALMVHTFHGHVFNGYFSNFVTKVFVQIEKILASVSDKIITLSPSLKAELLELGIGNRSKIEIIPLGFELDRFLDIQAKEAGVSPRIGIIGRLVPIKNHPLFLNAAAVLLKSNDKLRFKIVGDGQSKEQLLRLAEQLDISRFVDFLGWQEDLSIIYKELDLVVLTSINEGTPVSLIEAMASGRAVIATDVGGVGDLLGGPLSGQASLSCNGFRVMERGLLIRPESSPEVLASAIEFILRQDNLRQIIIASARKYVFERFNKERLLGDVETLYLRILGLKS